Proteins from a genomic interval of Chroococcidiopsis thermalis PCC 7203:
- the trpB gene encoding tryptophan synthase subunit beta: protein MTLTPISPNSQPSTQRPDSFGRFGRFGGKYVPETLMPALSELEAAYQKYRHDTDFQQELQNLLCDYVGRATPLYFAERLTAHYARPDGTGAQIYLKREDLNHTGAHKINNALAQVLLAKRMGKQRIIAETGAGQHGVATATVCARFGLKCVIYMGVQDMERQSLNVFRMRLMGAEVQPVAAGTGTLKDATSEAIRDWVTNVETTHYILGSVAGPHPYPTIVRDFQAAIGQETRVQAMEKWGGLPDILLACVGGGSNAMGLFHEFVNEPTVRLIGVEAAGEGVTTEKHAATLTKGRVGVLHGAMSYLLQDEDGQVIEAHSISAGLDYPGVGPEHSFLKEIGRAEYYSITDEEAIAGLQRLSQLEGIIPALETAHAIAYLDILCPQLDGSPRIVINCSGRGDKDVQTVAKYLKMIGD, encoded by the coding sequence GTGACCCTTACACCGATCTCCCCCAACTCCCAACCATCTACACAACGTCCTGACTCTTTCGGACGATTTGGACGTTTTGGCGGAAAATACGTACCAGAAACGCTGATGCCTGCCCTAAGCGAGTTAGAAGCAGCGTACCAAAAATATCGACATGACACGGACTTTCAACAAGAACTGCAAAATCTTCTTTGCGACTACGTAGGACGAGCCACCCCCCTCTACTTTGCCGAACGCCTCACAGCACATTACGCCCGTCCAGATGGGACGGGGGCGCAAATCTACCTCAAACGAGAAGATTTAAATCATACGGGCGCTCACAAGATTAACAACGCTCTGGCTCAAGTTTTGTTAGCTAAACGGATGGGCAAGCAACGCATCATTGCCGAGACAGGGGCGGGACAGCACGGCGTTGCTACAGCTACTGTCTGCGCTCGGTTTGGGCTAAAATGCGTCATCTACATGGGCGTACAGGACATGGAACGCCAAAGCCTGAACGTGTTTCGGATGCGCTTGATGGGGGCAGAGGTACAACCTGTAGCAGCTGGTACGGGGACGCTCAAAGATGCCACCTCTGAAGCTATTCGCGACTGGGTGACGAACGTAGAAACAACTCATTACATCCTCGGTTCTGTAGCTGGTCCCCATCCTTACCCAACAATTGTCCGAGACTTTCAAGCAGCAATCGGTCAAGAAACCCGCGTCCAAGCAATGGAAAAATGGGGTGGCTTACCAGATATTTTGCTGGCTTGTGTAGGTGGCGGTTCTAATGCTATGGGGCTATTTCACGAATTTGTCAACGAGCCAACCGTCAGACTCATTGGTGTTGAAGCCGCTGGAGAAGGAGTCACTACGGAAAAACACGCCGCAACTTTAACCAAAGGTAGAGTTGGGGTACTACATGGAGCAATGAGTTACTTGTTGCAGGACGAAGACGGACAGGTGATTGAGGCACACTCGATCAGTGCGGGATTAGATTATCCTGGCGTGGGTCCAGAGCATTCTTTTTTAAAAGAGATTGGTCGGGCAGAATATTACAGCATTACCGATGAGGAAGCGATCGCGGGATTGCAGCGTCTCTCGCAGTTAGAAGGGATTATTCCCGCGCTCGAAACCGCCCATGCGATCGCCTATCTCGATATCCTTTGTCCGCAGCTAGACGGTAGCCCTCGCATTGTCATTAACTGTTCGGGACGCGGTGACAAAGACGTACAAACCGTTGCTAAGTACCTAAAAATGATTGGCGATTAG
- a CDS encoding class I SAM-dependent methyltransferase — MDRQFQHPMLPQVTHDELARQNFVKSLKLHIVKNLSPGNKRVYEQVVKPQFEREHQRSPQNRHEIRTAMQGHPHYRWWSALRRINQEMLWDAVNTSVERQLPELIDRAKQSDRHLGTLTLDPDFKIPAYQTAVDIHCMPGSYHSEYTADDLAAGATYDRGVYIYGAGWLGPLNDDMGLSIVKNYLKPKYPDFRPAKILDLGCSVGHSTLPYVDAYPEAEVYAIDIGAPMLRYAHARAEALGKRVHFSQQNAERTHFEAASFDLIVSHILLHEIPLPAIRNVMRECDRLLAPGGMTIHVEAPLYSHMDAFSAFMYDWETANNNEPFWSAMRELDLTAVMTEAGFAADRVIQTFVPNGAWKTAADNSQQGGGSRGSWFIVAATK; from the coding sequence ATGGATCGGCAATTCCAACACCCAATGCTACCACAAGTCACTCATGATGAGCTGGCGCGACAAAACTTTGTAAAAAGCCTGAAACTACACATCGTTAAAAATCTCAGTCCCGGCAATAAAAGAGTATACGAGCAAGTTGTCAAGCCCCAATTTGAACGCGAACACCAGCGATCGCCCCAAAACCGTCACGAAATCCGCACTGCTATGCAAGGACACCCGCATTATCGTTGGTGGAGTGCTTTGCGGCGCATCAACCAGGAAATGTTGTGGGATGCGGTTAATACCAGTGTAGAGCGACAACTACCAGAACTCATCGACCGGGCAAAACAGAGCGATCGCCACTTGGGTACGCTGACCCTAGACCCCGATTTCAAAATTCCTGCTTACCAAACTGCTGTCGATATCCACTGTATGCCTGGTAGCTATCACAGCGAATATACAGCAGACGATCTAGCGGCGGGAGCGACCTACGATCGCGGTGTTTATATTTACGGTGCGGGGTGGTTAGGTCCGCTCAACGATGATATGGGCTTGTCCATTGTCAAAAACTACCTGAAACCAAAATATCCCGACTTTCGACCCGCCAAAATTCTCGATTTGGGTTGTTCTGTCGGTCACAGTACTTTACCCTATGTCGATGCCTATCCAGAAGCCGAAGTCTACGCGATCGATATTGGCGCACCAATGCTACGCTACGCTCACGCTAGAGCAGAAGCTTTAGGCAAACGAGTCCATTTTTCTCAACAAAATGCCGAACGGACTCACTTTGAAGCGGCTTCCTTTGACCTGATAGTTTCTCATATCCTGCTGCATGAAATTCCCCTTCCAGCCATCCGTAACGTGATGCGAGAATGCGATCGCCTCCTAGCTCCTGGGGGGATGACGATCCACGTAGAAGCACCCTTGTACAGCCACATGGATGCCTTCAGCGCTTTCATGTATGACTGGGAAACTGCCAACAACAACGAACCTTTTTGGAGTGCCATGCGGGAGTTGGACTTGACAGCCGTTATGACTGAAGCTGGATTTGCCGCAGATCGAGTTATACAAACCTTCGTTCCCAATGGTGCTTGGAAAACTGCGGCTGACAATTCCCAACAAGGAGGAGGTAGTAGAGGTAGCTGGTTTATTGTTGCTGCGACTAAGTAA
- a CDS encoding CAP domain-containing protein, with protein sequence MKHSVLFKLALCSVIFTTGTTIVANAKTPTFYREIAKKNILAKPKPNTTILAQADTSSVERAVFNRINQYRQGRNLAPLTWDNSISNQARIHSQNMASGAVPFSHNGFQQRVQEIAKVISYRGAAENVAYNQGYADPAANAVQGWLNSSGHQRNIVGSYNLTGIGVARNSKGEYYFTQIFILKR encoded by the coding sequence ATGAAGCATTCTGTTTTGTTCAAACTAGCCTTGTGTTCAGTCATTTTCACCACTGGAACAACAATTGTAGCTAACGCTAAAACCCCTACTTTTTACCGAGAGATTGCTAAGAAAAACATACTTGCAAAGCCGAAACCTAATACGACTATCCTAGCTCAGGCTGATACTTCCTCCGTAGAACGGGCTGTTTTCAACCGAATTAATCAATATCGCCAAGGGCGTAATTTAGCTCCTCTAACTTGGGATAATAGCATCAGCAATCAAGCTCGAATTCACAGTCAAAATATGGCAAGTGGTGCAGTTCCTTTCAGCCATAATGGTTTTCAGCAGAGAGTGCAAGAGATTGCCAAAGTCATTTCCTATAGGGGAGCAGCAGAAAATGTTGCGTATAATCAAGGTTACGCCGATCCTGCTGCCAATGCCGTTCAAGGCTGGTTAAATAGTTCTGGACACCAACGGAACATCGTAGGTAGTTACAACCTAACTGGTATTGGTGTTGCCAGAAATTCAAAAGGAGAATACTACTTCACGCAAATATTTATCTTGAAGCGATGA
- a CDS encoding YihY/virulence factor BrkB family protein, whose protein sequence is MHLRSVGELLKETFQEWNQDKASRLAAALAYYTIFSIAPLLMIAIAVAGAVFGEEAARGEIVTQIQDLVGEAGATVVQTALANVNQTKTGIVGTSIGLATLLLGATGLFGEMQDALNTIWEVAPKSGQGIWVLIRRRLISFSMVLGIGVLLLLSLFLSTALAAFSSFMNSWIPGLATGLSILNFVVSFSLMTLLFAMIYVILPDVKIAWKDVLVGAATTAFLFTIGRTLLSMYLGSAAVSSTFGAASSLAVLLVWIYYSAQVFFLGAEFTQVYARKYGSEIVPTKNAVSVAANRLPSVDPQNSPRIRPRRRSGFLTKIKNWFGRR, encoded by the coding sequence ATGCACTTGCGATCTGTTGGAGAATTACTAAAAGAGACATTTCAGGAGTGGAACCAGGATAAAGCATCGCGGCTAGCAGCAGCCTTAGCATATTACACGATATTTTCGATCGCACCACTACTGATGATCGCGATCGCTGTGGCAGGTGCAGTATTCGGTGAAGAAGCTGCTAGAGGAGAAATTGTCACCCAAATTCAAGATTTAGTAGGAGAAGCAGGGGCAACAGTCGTACAAACTGCACTTGCTAACGTCAATCAAACCAAAACGGGTATTGTTGGCACTTCGATCGGTCTTGCTACACTTCTATTAGGTGCGACAGGTTTATTTGGTGAAATGCAAGACGCACTCAATACAATTTGGGAAGTTGCACCAAAATCAGGACAAGGAATCTGGGTATTAATTCGCCGCCGCCTGATCTCATTTAGTATGGTTTTAGGGATTGGCGTTTTATTGTTATTATCCCTATTTTTGAGTACGGCACTAGCAGCATTTAGTAGCTTTATGAATAGTTGGATACCAGGTTTAGCAACTGGATTATCTATTCTCAACTTTGTCGTTTCTTTTAGCTTGATGACATTATTATTTGCGATGATTTACGTCATCCTGCCTGATGTCAAAATTGCTTGGAAAGATGTTTTAGTTGGTGCGGCAACAACGGCTTTCTTATTCACAATTGGCAGAACGTTATTGAGTATGTACCTCGGTAGTGCCGCCGTCAGTTCGACCTTTGGTGCAGCTAGTTCCCTTGCCGTTCTCTTAGTTTGGATCTACTATTCTGCCCAAGTTTTCTTTTTAGGGGCGGAATTTACTCAAGTTTATGCCCGTAAATATGGTTCTGAAATTGTGCCAACAAAAAATGCTGTTTCTGTTGCTGCTAACCGACTACCATCTGTAGATCCTCAGAATTCACCGCGTATCCGCCCTCGCCGCCGTTCTGGTTTTTTGACAAAGATAAAAAACTGGTTTGGCAGACGATGA